TCAACGTTTTTACCGGCAAAAGGGGCAACCACCATTACCTTCCCGCTTGATGGATCGAATGTGGATTTCATCGGATATTATCCTTATAAAGAGATGATTGCCAATTTAACATATCCTATCGACCTGTCCAATCAGTCGGTACAGTCCGATATAGACCTCCTCTATTCCGATAATGCAAAAGCATTCAACTCGGGTAAACCCAATGTCAATATGTTGTTCTCCCACCAACTGGCGAAAATCACGCTCACGATAGAGCACAAATTTATACCTAACCTGAACGGCATAGAAGTAATTATCACCAACGCAGGGATAAATGCCAATTTCAACCTTACGGACGGGACATTGTCGGCGCCTTCCGCAACCGGCAATATTGCCTGTATGGTGGCATCCGACGGAGCGACCGCCGAGGCGATCCTTTTGCCCACATCCAGCCTCAACGGGATGGAATTGTGGTTCCTATTGGATGATGAAACGTTCAAATACCCCCTGAGTAGTGTACCGGAGATCCAATCTTTCGATAAATCGACCCGGTACATTTATAATGTTTTTTTAGATTCGGATCGGATACCCGCTGTTACCGTAGGAACAATATCCAATTGGATTGAGGGGCCTTCCACCAATGCGACCGTACCTACCACGAACGAAAACCCTCCGATAATACCCGGGTCAAAGAGATCGCCCTACACGGTAATCCAAGCGCAAGAATACCAAGGTAAAGCCGGTGTATGGGTGGAAGGGTATATTGTGGGATATTTTTCGTCTTCCTCCATGAACAGTTTTTCGACCAATTTATCCGGTGATGTCTCTCAAAGCAATCTCGCACTGGCGGACAATCAAGGAGAGACTGACTTGGCTCGGATTATACCGGTGATGCTGGGCACCAGAAGTGCCAGAAATGCACTGAATCTACGAGATAACCCAGACAATTTCGATAAAAAAGTAAAGATCAGGGGAGATTTGGGAACATACTTCAGCGCACCCGGGTTAAGAGATATCAATGCATACGAATTTATAGAACCGTAATAGTAAATGGAGTCAGGGAGTAGTTGTAATTATATTTATTTACCATATACAGCCAAAGGAGCAGGAACTAGGAATGATTATAAAGCAAAATAAGAAAAAATGCTAAATTGTCACAGATCTCCACAATCTGAGAAAAGAATATTATCTTTGTTTGTATCAAAAAAGAAAGGAGTTGTACATGGCAACATTAGAATTGAAAGCCCAATTTCAAAAAGAAATAGAAAACGAGCAAGATAGCTCTGTAATCGAACGGGTACAAGCCTACTATCGTAGAATAAAAACTACTCCCTGCCAATTTTCATCAGAAGAGTTAATAGAGGAAGTAAGACGTTCTGTTGAAGATGAACGAAACGGAGGAGGCAAATCTATGGAAGAAATGAGAAGAAAACATCCCCGTAAATGAAAATAAAATTTTTAATCGCAGCCGAAGAGCATTTAGAAGACATCTATAATTCAATTGCCGGAACGAATGAACATGCGGCGGTTAGATTATACAATGATTTTCTGGATGAAATAGACCGACTTCGTGATTTTCCTCTAATGGCTGCGGTTGAACCAGTATTAATTAATGAACCTCAAATATTTCGGGGATTAATAGTAAAGCATAATTACAAAGTTATTTACTATATAAAAGGGGATACAGTATATATAGCGGCAATTTGGGATTGCCGCCAAGATCCAAAAACCAATAGGAAAAAGATCAAATAAAAATATTATTTAAACTCCTTCCACATGAGAAGTGCCCGGGCAATGGCATTCTCTACCAAAGGCCCCATAATGGCGTATCCCTCCTTATTTGGATGCACGCCGTCTTCCGACAGTTCTTCCGGCAGGCCGTCACGCTCATCAGCCATGGCAGAGAAAAAATCGCAATAGACAGCCCCGCGTGTGCCGGCATACTGCTTAATACGTTTGTTCAATTCCACAATTTTAGGAGCCGGCTCCAAACCGGGGCGCCAAGGATAGTCGTATGCAGGGAGAACCGAACACAATACTACCTGTATGCCATGCGCCTGTGCCAATTCCGTCATGGAATGGATATTGTCTTCGATCATTTCCAGTGTCGACGGGCCAGTATTACCGGCAATATCATTCGTTCCGGCCAGGATCACCACCACTTTAGGCCATAACTTAAGTACATCCTGACGGAAACGGAGTAACATCTGCGGTGTAGTCTGCCCGCTAATCCCCCGGTTGATATAGGGACGACCCTCAAAAAATTCAGGTACCTTTTCTTTCCAACCCTGTGTAATGGAATTACCCATAAAGACCACCCGGTCGTCACACGTTTTTGCCGATCCCAATTTCGCGTTATCCTCCCTGAACCGCTCCAGGTTCGCCCAATCCTGGGCTTCAGCCAGAAGTATACCACTCATAATAAACACCAATGCTAGAAACAATTTTCTCATACACCTACTTATTCTTATTTTTATTTGTATTGATCTCTGTTTTTGAATGTCAAAAATAGTTATTTAATTGCTGATCCGTATAGGATTCATCGACTTATTTGGATGATATATCGATTTTAAGGCCTAAAAAAAACTAAAAACCGTTTCTATGTTACGTTTTCTCTCGTTTAATGGGTATTTTTGAAAGATTTTTTGCGAATAAGAAATATAGCGATAAAATAATACATACTACGCATATTAGCCGACAGGAAATTACACAATTGTATGAATAGGAAAACAAAAATAATTGTATTTGCCTCCATCGCAGTTTTAATTCTGGGGATGGCATTCTTCCCAAGGATCAAACAACTACTTACTCCCGGGGAGCAGGATAATGCTCCCGTTCGGATAAATACAGGCGGAGGTGGTAGCAGGGCGCTGATGGTAAACGCGACCGTACTGAAGCCCCAAACGTTGAACAATATGTTCCGGATCACAGGGGTTCTGCTGCCTGACGAGGAGGTAGATCTCACTTTCGAGTCGGCAGGAAAGATCACCGATATCTATTTCGAGGAGGGTTCCTATGTACAAAAAGGGGCATTACTGGCAAAGGTAAACGATGCTCCGTTACAGGCAGAGCTCAAAAAACTGGAAGCCCAATTGCCGCTGGCAGAAGACAGGCTGTATCGTCAACAGACACTCCTTGAGAAAGATGCCATCAGCCAGGAAACGTACCAATCGGTTGCCACGCAGCTAGAAACACTGAAAGCCGATATAGATCTGGTGAAAGCACGTATCCGGCAGACTGAGCTGAGAGCCCCTTTCGACGGTATGATCGGGTTGAGGCAGGTGAGTGAAGGGGCATACGCATCGCCTTCGGTAGTGGTAGCCAATCTCACCAAGATCTCACCCCTGAAAATCGAATTCTCCCTTACCCAGAATTTCGTGAATATGATCCAACCGGGAACCGAAATTTTTTTCACGGTGGAAAATGACCTGACAGTATATAATGCTACGGTTTATGCCGTGGAATCACGGTTAGACGTACAAACCCTCAATCTCTTTGCACGAGCCCGCTATCCCAATACCGACAGGAGGATGAAACCGGGTCAGTCCGCCAGTGTCCGGATCAACCTGGATCAGATCGACAATGCCGTCGTCATACCAAGTATCTCCAGTATCAAGGAGATGGGGCGCGATATTGCCTATCTGTACGACAACGGCAACGCAAGGGAAGTGGAGATTATTACAGGCATGCGTACATCCTCGTCAGTAGAAGTGATCAGCGGCCTGAATATCGGCGACACTCTTCTGACCACCGGTGTAATGCAGTTACGGAACGGGATGCCGGTGCAGATCGGCCAGATGGTTGAAAACAGAGCAGATTAATACAAGATGAATTTATCGGAATTAAGTATAAAGCGACCGGTACTGGCCACGGTAATGGTGCTGATCATCATCATCTTCGGCCTGATCGGCTATACCAGCCTACCCGTCCGCGAATATCCCAACGTGGATAACCCCATCATTACCGTACACGTATCCTATCCCGGTGCCAATGCGGAAGTAATTGAGAACCAGATTACGGAACCGCTGGAACAGAATATCAACGGTATTCCGGGTATCCGGTCGCTCATCAGCCAAAGTAGCCAAGGCAGTTCACGGATCACCGTGGAATTTGAGTTGAGCGTGGATATGGAGACCGCCGCAAACGACGTAAGAGACAAAGTCTCCATCGCGCAAAGATACCTGCCCCGCGATGTAGATCCTCCCACGGTATCAAAAGCCGATGCCGACTCCGATCCCATCATGCAGATCACCATACAGAGTCCCGTCCGTTCGATGCTGGAACTCTCCGAGATCGCCGACCTTACTGTGAAAGAGCGGCTACAGACCATCTCTAACGTAAGTGCTGTGGAGATATGGGGTGAATACCGCTACGCTATGCGTCTGTGGCTTGATCCTCTCAGGATGGCGGCATATAATATCACCCCGATAGATATTAAAAACGCACTGGACAGGGAAAACATCGAACTTCCTGCCGGAAGTATAGAGGGCGACCATATAGCACAATCCATACGTACCATGGGATTGATGCAAACCCCGGAAGATTTCAACAATCTGATCTTAGTAGAGAATGACTTCCGTATTGTACGTTTCCGCGATGTGGGATACGCCGAATTGGATGCGGCTAACCGCCAGAATATCCTCAAGAGGAACGGTGTGCCTATGGTGAGTTGTGTGATCATTCCACAACCGGGTGCCAACCATATCAATATTGCCGACGAGGTAAGGGTACGCATGGAGCAAATGCGCAAAGACCTTCCCGAAGATGTGGCCATCGACGTGGCATTCGACAATACCAGGTTTATCAGGGCCTCCATCCATGAGGTGGAAACCACGGTAGTCATCGCTTTCATCCTGGTCGTAGCTATCATCTTTATTTTTTTAAGGAACTGGCGCGTGACATTGATCCCCGCATTGGTGATCCCTATCTCGCTCATCGGGATCTTTTTCGTGATGTATCTGGCCGGATTTTCCATCAATGTGTTGTCGATGCTGGCAGTCGTACTGGCAGTAGGACTTGTAGTGGACGATGCCATCGTGGTGACTGAGAACATCTATCAGAAAGTGGAGAGCGGAATGGATCCCGAGGAAGCATCTATTATGGGATCCAAAGAGATATTCTTTGCCGTAATCTCCACCACCATCACGCTGGTAGCGATATTCTTCCCGATTGTTTTTCTGGAAGGGATGACGGGGCGGCTGTTCCGTGAATTCAGTATTGTAATCTCCGGAGCAGTCATCATCTCCTCTTTTGCCGCCTTATCTTTTGTGCCTATGCTTTCATCCAAAATGCTCGCCAAAAGACGGAAAAAGAATAAACTTTACGAAAAGACCGAAATAATCTTTGATGGGTTGAACCGGTTTTACGACAGATCGCTGCGTTCGTTTCTGCGCCACAAATGGCTCGTCCTGCCCGTCATCATTGTTTCCGGGGTATTTATTATCCTTTTCTGGAACATGATCCCCGCAGAGATGGCCCCTTTAGAAGACCGCTCCGTGGTGATGGTCAGAAGTTCCGCTCCGGAAGGGGCTACCTACGAATTTATCAGGGACTATACCGACCGTATCTCAGAGATCGCCGATTCTGTCGCGCCCGAAAGGGAATCGAACATCACCATGACCCGCGGCGGATTCGGCATGGTGCGCTTAGTTTTGCCCGATATGGATCAACGTGAACGCAGCCAGATGGAAATAGCCGATGCCCTCACCCTTGCCGTAAGGAATGAGACTGCCGCCCGTGCGTTCGTACAGCAACAATCCACCTTCGGCGGCCGCCGTGCCGGCATGCCAATACGGTATGTGTTACAGGCGCCTAATATTGAAAAATTGCAAGAGTTTATTCCCCCTTTTATGGACAGGATGAACGCAAGTCCCTACTTTCAGATGAGTGACGTAGACCTGAAGTTTACCAAACCGGAAACACGGATAATCATCGACCGCGACAAAGCAGCCATGTTAGGGGTAAGTACCCGCGATATCGGCCAAACCCTGCAATATGCGCTCAGCGGCCAGCGGATGGGATATTTCTATATGAACGGTAAACAGTATCAGATCCTGGGTGAGATCAACCGCCAGCAACGCAACACACCGGTCGACCTGAAAACTATTTACATCAAGAATAATGCCGGACAAATGATTCAGATGGACAACCTGGTGAAACTCGAAGAGTCGGTTGCCCCTCCCCAGCTTTACCGGTACAATCGCTTCAATTCAGCCACCATTTCGGCGGGATTGGCACCCGGTTATTCACTGGGTCAAGGGTTGGAAGAAATGGACAGAATTGCCGCCGAGGTGCTGGACGAAACGTTCAGGACTGCCCTCGAAGGCGAATCCAGAAACTTCCGGGAAAGTTCCTCCAGTCTGCTTTTCGCCTTCACCCTCGCTATCGTGTTGATTTTCCTTGTGATGGCCGCGCAGTTCGAAAGTTTCAAAGATCCGTTTGTCATTATGTTCACAGTCCCCCTAGCCCTGTTCGGCGCACTCCTGTTCATGTGGCTATTCGGCATCACAATGAATATTTACAGCCAGATCGGAATTATTATGCTTATCGGATTGGTTACCAAGAATGGTATTCTTATCGTGGAGTTTGCCAACCAGCGCCAGAATGCCGGCATCAATAAACTCAGAGCGATCATTGATGCGTCATTACAGCGGTTACGTCCTATTCTGATGACCAGTATTTCTACTGTCCTTGGGTTGCTGCCTCTTATGTTCGCCACCGGTGAAGGAGCCAACGGGCGGATCGCAATGGGTACGGCCGTAGTGGGTGGATTGCTCATCTCTACCTTGCTCACTCTCTTCCTCATTCCGGCCATGTATATCTATCTCTCTACCGACAGGGAAGCAAAAGAGATGAAGAGGTTGAGGAAGAAACAGAGAGATTTGGATCAGGACTAAGGGATTGATGTGATTAATGTGCCAAGAAAATTAATTAATAAAGAAGTCAAGAAGTGGAGGAATATTGAATATTGAATATTGAATTTCTATAGTCTTGGCTCTTGGTTCTCAAATAATTGGTAATTGGTAATTGGTAATTGATAATTGGTAATTGATAATTTGTAATTGAAAACAGACTATATGATGATAAAGAATGTGCCGTTACTGCTCTTTCTCCTGCTTGCTTCCGCTGTATCCGCACAGCCTGTGATGGACTTGCAGGAATGTCTGAGGATTGGGCTGGAGAACAATTATGATCTGCGTATAGTACGCAATGAAGAGTTGATCTCAGACAATAATGTCACATTGGGAAATGCCGGATTCCTGCCGGAAGTCAGTCTTAACTCCGGTTATAATCTGCGCAACAGCAATTCCGATCAGTATCCTGCAGAAGGAGGAGAGGCTATAGAAACTCGTAATTCCAATACACAAACGTTGGATGCCGGACTGAATCTCAATTGGACACTCTTCGAAGGTTTCCGGGTGCAAACCAATTATCAACGGCTGAAAGAGTTACAAACTGTGGGGGAATTAAATACCCGGTTGGTCGTGGAAGAGTTCATAGCCAACCTTACGGCGGAATATTATAACTATGTGCAACAGCAGATACGTCTGGGAAATCTCCAATATGCGGTATCCCTTTCCAAAGAAAGATTGCGAATAGTGGAAGCTCGCTATCAGGTGGGTTCCCTTTCGCAACTCGACCTGCAACAGGCGAAGGTCGATTTCAATGCGGACAGTTCACTGCTTATCCAGCAGTACGAAATACTCAACAGCTCAAGGATACGCTTGAATGAGATGATGGGAGGTGATGTGGAACAACACTTCCTGGCAAAAGACACCACTATTCTCTTCGATGCTTCTTTGTCGAAAGAAGAACTGTTCAATCAGGCGATGCAACATAACACGGTTCTCTTGCTGACCGGAAAGAACAAAACGCTGAGTGAACTGGATCTGAGAAGTCTGAGAAGCCGTAATTATCCTTATCTTCGACTGAATACCGCTTATGGCTTCACCCACTACAATTACAACACCGGCACATTCGACAGGCAACGTACCTGGGGTCCTAATGTTGGACTCACACTTGGTTATACTATCTTCGACGGATTCAATCGCCGAAGGGAGCAGAAAAATGCCGAAATCACCGTCCAAAACCGTGAATTGCAGGTAGAACGGAACAAATTAGCGCTGGAAAGCGATTTCGCAAATATGTGGATGGCCTATCAGAATAATATAGAATTGACCAATCTGGAACTCGAAAGTTTAGGAAATGCAGAGTTGAATTACGAAATCGCCATGGAACGGTACAAAATTGGCGACCTCTCCGGGTTAGAATTACGTGAAGCGCAAAACAGCCTGCTCGAAGCGGAACAACGACTTCTCACCGCACAATACAACACTAAACTTTATGAGATATCACTGCTCCAAATTAGCGGAAAAGTCGGAGAATATCTGGAATGAAGAGATAAGGGATAATGGACAATGGACAGTTGACAATGGACAGTTGGCAGTGAATAAGGGACTGGGAAAAGAAGGAGTAAGGGAGACTGAACAACCAATAGTGACCGGGAGAAGGGATGACTGGGGAGATTGGGAAGACTGGGAGACTGGGGTGAGGAAGATTATAGAGGTGACTCCGTAAAAATATCATAACTAGAAATAAGTAAGCCGACTACTTCAGAATAATTATCCTGCCCTGAACTGACTTTATTTGTTTTCAGATAAGCATCATATACTCTATCCTGAACATCTGACAAGGATTCGTCTCTCGCCGCAAGCCAATGCTCCCGGTTTCGTCGCAGATCTGCAATAATCTCCGGCCGGATGGATGAAACCAGCGACTCATATTCCTCCGGAAGAAACTTGTGTATATCGTTCAACACATACCGAAGCGTAGACAGATATGCACTGTATCGGATCTTTTCGTTACCGCTACGGGTACAGACAACAAATGCATACAGATTCGCCTCCGATTCGGTGGCAATACCGAACTGATGCGCCATTTCATGAGCTAAAGTAAACGGATAAGTAAAATTAAGGCTATAGTTATTCACATGGATTTCATTGAAGAATGGGCCGAAATAGCCGGAAACACCCATTTTCGAATAGACCGATTCGAACATCATCGGCTTTGGCTTCCTTTTCCCGTTGGGATAAGATATTCTTAACGTCTCATACATTATACGATACGATAACTCAATTTCTCGCCGTACTTCTTGCCTGTCCATATCTGTACAATCGGCATAGTAAAGGTTCGCCCGGTCAATAAACCGGACGGCAAAATCTCTGAAAATTTCCGGATCAAATGCCATTTCCTTCACATCGCTCCGACCATAGAAGTCTTCCCGGAAATAAGCAATCCCCCAACTAAAATAGAACCAGAAAACGATAACCATCATAAACCGGATCAGCGAAAAAAGAAACTCCGAAAAGGAGATCTTTCGTATGATGACGAACAGGATCAGTTTTATCAACAGCAGCACCGCCACGATCAAAAATATATCGTATAACGAAAAGGAGAAAATATTCGAGATAAAAGAGAGCACTATGGCTACAACGGGATAAATCACACGCATATACCATTCCGAAAGCGTTGTGCTAAGGCTAAACAGAAAGATCATTACAAACAATGCACCAACCCTGATCAATAAAAGCAGAAACTGCCGCTTAGATACTTTATCTCTATGTTTCGATATCATACTAACTCTTCCGGTAAACAAAACACCCCACTTCCGACGAATGATCCTGTACATAAGTTTCAGGATGCTCTTTCCGCAGTATCCATACTATCATAAAATCACCTGCTGCTGCACCGGTATAAATAATTCCAAACAACAGCATCAGTCCACTGCCGTTGAAAAGCGATATAACGGCCGGCACGATTCCCAGTAGTAGCGCCGGCATCAATGCACCCAGGAAATAATGCTTTATCTTTAGCGGCTCCTTGCAATGGCAATAAGGTGTAAGCATCTTCCACATCACTCCAAACCGAATGCTTTTAAACCCCTTCTCAGCAAATAAACCGAAGAAAAAACCGTGGATCAGTTCATGTAGAACAATACCGACTAAGAATAATAATACAAATAACAGACTTTGTTGCAGCGATAATGAGAACTCCGGCCTCCATATAAAATAAAAAGGAATACCGAACAATATTGCCGTGGCAATGGTAATCACCAACGAAATACGACTTGCAGTATGGATGTTGATCGTTTTCAGTTCTTTCTCGTAATCTTCAAAATTTTCCATTATCAAGATGATAAATTTAAACTCTTTACTTTATCATAAGCCTGTTTCTCAATTTCCCGTTGTATATCCGACAATTGTTCTGACCTCATGTAGGTTGTGCCGTTTTCTATCACGGTAATCGTAATGCTTTCTTTGCCCAAAGGGTCTGCGTAGCACCTCGCACAAAAAGGTAGAGGATAAACGCCAGCCAGAGGCCGTTATTTCCCCACAGCGGTGTCATGATAAAATAGCAGGCAAAAAAGACGATGGAGGAAAGTATCATAGCATTCCGCATCTCGCCGGAAGCTGTTGCTCCGATAAAAATACCGTCCCACAGAAATGCAGCAAAGCCGACAACAGGAATCAGCACCGTCCAGAACATAAAATCTTTGGTATGCTCAATAATAACAAGATCATTGGTCATGATATGCAATATCGGATCGGGAAAGAGCATATAGATCACTACAGCAGCAAGACTCACTATCAATCCCCAGAAAAAGATCCTGCGGATCATCCATTGCAGGTACTCCCGGTTTTTTGCTCCATAAAACCGTCCGGTCAGCGCTTCACCCGCATAGGCAAAACCATCCATAAAATAGGAGAACAGCATAAAGAACTGCATCAGCAAAGCATTCACGGCCAATATAGTCTCTCCCATTCCTGAGGAGGCAAAGGTGAAAAAGGTAGTCACCAAAGTCAACAAAAAAGTACGGACAAAAATATCACTGTTCACCCTGAAATACTCCCGTATAGCTTGTCTGTCCCAAATAGTTTCCTTACGGATATATTTCCGTAATCGGCGATAGTACTTCCACCAGAACCCGGCTGCCACCATCAGCGAAATAACTTGTGAAAGTGTTGTTCCTAATGCGATCCCTTCAATCTTCATCCCAAAGCCGAACACAAAAAGCAGGCTCAGGACAATATTCAGCAAATTATTCAGTATGGCGACGACCATAGGGATCTTCGCATTCTGCATACCGATAAACCACCCTTTAAAAGCATACATACCCAATACAGCCGGCGCTCCCCATACCACAATACGGAAATAGGTCATCACATGATCCGTGGATTCAGGGCCCGACTGTATCAAACCGGAAGCTAACATCCCTATAGGATATTGCAATAATATGATCAGCACCCCTACTCCCAGACCGATCGCCAGCGAACGGATAAATGCATTCATCACCTCCGGAAAATTCCGGGCTCCCAACGCCTGGGAGGCAAACCCGCTGGAACTCATCCGGAGAAAGCCGAAGTTCCAGTAGATCATATTGAAGATATTGGCACCGAGTGCAATGGCTCCGATATACACAGCCGAGCCGAGTCGGCCGGCAATGGCAATATCGATCATTCCCAGCAAGGGGACGGTGATATTGGTGATGATATTGGGAAGGGCGAGCCTGAAGATTTTTTTGTCCATTGGCGCAAAATTACTTCAAAAAGACGATATACCCCAATTTGACCGGTTATTATCTTTTTGACCGTATATACGACCGGGTAATGGCTTTATGCAGTTCAGTACCCAAATCTTTCGTTTCGGGGAGTTAATGTAACAGGAAACCTCTTCATATCATATCTTTGTCAAAAGATACAAAACAGTAGCTACTGTATCATTTTCATTTCAGAAAACAAAATAAATTCCATTTTTAATAAAAGATTCTATTTTTTTGAAATGATAAAGCAATAATTATACTTTCTTTTTTGTAAA
This window of the Proteiniphilum saccharofermentans genome carries:
- a CDS encoding MATE family efflux transporter, with product MDKKIFRLALPNIITNITVPLLGMIDIAIAGRLGSAVYIGAIALGANIFNMIYWNFGFLRMSSSGFASQALGARNFPEVMNAFIRSLAIGLGVGVLIILLQYPIGMLASGLIQSGPESTDHVMTYFRIVVWGAPAVLGMYAFKGWFIGMQNAKIPMVVAILNNLLNIVLSLLFVFGFGMKIEGIALGTTLSQVISLMVAAGFWWKYYRRLRKYIRKETIWDRQAIREYFRVNSDIFVRTFLLTLVTTFFTFASSGMGETILAVNALLMQFFMLFSYFMDGFAYAGEALTGRFYGAKNREYLQWMIRRIFFWGLIVSLAAVVIYMLFPDPILHIMTNDLVIIEHTKDFMFWTVLIPVVGFAAFLWDGIFIGATASGEMRNAMILSSIVFFACYFIMTPLWGNNGLWLAFILYLFVRGATQTLWAKKALRLP
- a CDS encoding DUF3267 domain-containing protein produces the protein MENFEDYEKELKTINIHTASRISLVITIATAILFGIPFYFIWRPEFSLSLQQSLLFVLLFLVGIVLHELIHGFFFGLFAEKGFKSIRFGVMWKMLTPYCHCKEPLKIKHYFLGALMPALLLGIVPAVISLFNGSGLMLLFGIIYTGAAAGDFMIVWILRKEHPETYVQDHSSEVGCFVYRKS
- a CDS encoding fimbrillin family protein; protein product: MKAKKLLFFCSLICFVIASCEGDTPIPPGAGEKVQLSAAIEGLQTRASGSTWDKGDAIGVYMKKSGEALGPSAIVQNTKYETTGTSTFLPAKGATTITFPLDGSNVDFIGYYPYKEMIANLTYPIDLSNQSVQSDIDLLYSDNAKAFNSGKPNVNMLFSHQLAKITLTIEHKFIPNLNGIEVIITNAGINANFNLTDGTLSAPSATGNIACMVASDGATAEAILLPTSSLNGMELWFLLDDETFKYPLSSVPEIQSFDKSTRYIYNVFLDSDRIPAVTVGTISNWIEGPSTNATVPTTNENPPIIPGSKRSPYTVIQAQEYQGKAGVWVEGYIVGYFSSSSMNSFSTNLSGDVSQSNLALADNQGETDLARIIPVMLGTRSARNALNLRDNPDNFDKKVKIRGDLGTYFSAPGLRDINAYEFIEP
- a CDS encoding efflux RND transporter permease subunit gives rise to the protein MNLSELSIKRPVLATVMVLIIIIFGLIGYTSLPVREYPNVDNPIITVHVSYPGANAEVIENQITEPLEQNINGIPGIRSLISQSSQGSSRITVEFELSVDMETAANDVRDKVSIAQRYLPRDVDPPTVSKADADSDPIMQITIQSPVRSMLELSEIADLTVKERLQTISNVSAVEIWGEYRYAMRLWLDPLRMAAYNITPIDIKNALDRENIELPAGSIEGDHIAQSIRTMGLMQTPEDFNNLILVENDFRIVRFRDVGYAELDAANRQNILKRNGVPMVSCVIIPQPGANHINIADEVRVRMEQMRKDLPEDVAIDVAFDNTRFIRASIHEVETTVVIAFILVVAIIFIFLRNWRVTLIPALVIPISLIGIFFVMYLAGFSINVLSMLAVVLAVGLVVDDAIVVTENIYQKVESGMDPEEASIMGSKEIFFAVISTTITLVAIFFPIVFLEGMTGRLFREFSIVISGAVIISSFAALSFVPMLSSKMLAKRRKKNKLYEKTEIIFDGLNRFYDRSLRSFLRHKWLVLPVIIVSGVFIILFWNMIPAEMAPLEDRSVVMVRSSAPEGATYEFIRDYTDRISEIADSVAPERESNITMTRGGFGMVRLVLPDMDQRERSQMEIADALTLAVRNETAARAFVQQQSTFGGRRAGMPIRYVLQAPNIEKLQEFIPPFMDRMNASPYFQMSDVDLKFTKPETRIIIDRDKAAMLGVSTRDIGQTLQYALSGQRMGYFYMNGKQYQILGEINRQQRNTPVDLKTIYIKNNAGQMIQMDNLVKLEESVAPPQLYRYNRFNSATISAGLAPGYSLGQGLEEMDRIAAEVLDETFRTALEGESRNFRESSSSLLFAFTLAIVLIFLVMAAQFESFKDPFVIMFTVPLALFGALLFMWLFGITMNIYSQIGIIMLIGLVTKNGILIVEFANQRQNAGINKLRAIIDASLQRLRPILMTSISTVLGLLPLMFATGEGANGRIAMGTAVVGGLLISTLLTLFLIPAMYIYLSTDREAKEMKRLRKKQRDLDQD
- a CDS encoding efflux RND transporter periplasmic adaptor subunit; translation: MNRKTKIIVFASIAVLILGMAFFPRIKQLLTPGEQDNAPVRINTGGGGSRALMVNATVLKPQTLNNMFRITGVLLPDEEVDLTFESAGKITDIYFEEGSYVQKGALLAKVNDAPLQAELKKLEAQLPLAEDRLYRQQTLLEKDAISQETYQSVATQLETLKADIDLVKARIRQTELRAPFDGMIGLRQVSEGAYASPSVVVANLTKISPLKIEFSLTQNFVNMIQPGTEIFFTVENDLTVYNATVYAVESRLDVQTLNLFARARYPNTDRRMKPGQSASVRINLDQIDNAVVIPSISSIKEMGRDIAYLYDNGNAREVEIITGMRTSSSVEVISGLNIGDTLLTTGVMQLRNGMPVQIGQMVENRAD
- a CDS encoding type II toxin-antitoxin system RelE/ParE family toxin; the protein is MKIKFLIAAEEHLEDIYNSIAGTNEHAAVRLYNDFLDEIDRLRDFPLMAAVEPVLINEPQIFRGLIVKHNYKVIYYIKGDTVYIAAIWDCRQDPKTNRKKIK
- a CDS encoding SGNH/GDSL hydrolase family protein, encoding MRKLFLALVFIMSGILLAEAQDWANLERFREDNAKLGSAKTCDDRVVFMGNSITQGWKEKVPEFFEGRPYINRGISGQTTPQMLLRFRQDVLKLWPKVVVILAGTNDIAGNTGPSTLEMIEDNIHSMTELAQAHGIQVVLCSVLPAYDYPWRPGLEPAPKIVELNKRIKQYAGTRGAVYCDFFSAMADERDGLPEELSEDGVHPNKEGYAIMGPLVENAIARALLMWKEFK
- a CDS encoding DUF3810 domain-containing protein → MISKHRDKVSKRQFLLLLIRVGALFVMIFLFSLSTTLSEWYMRVIYPVVAIVLSFISNIFSFSLYDIFLIVAVLLLIKLILFVIIRKISFSEFLFSLIRFMMVIVFWFYFSWGIAYFREDFYGRSDVKEMAFDPEIFRDFAVRFIDRANLYYADCTDMDRQEVRREIELSYRIMYETLRISYPNGKRKPKPMMFESVYSKMGVSGYFGPFFNEIHVNNYSLNFTYPFTLAHEMAHQFGIATESEANLYAFVVCTRSGNEKIRYSAYLSTLRYVLNDIHKFLPEEYESLVSSIRPEIIADLRRNREHWLAARDESLSDVQDRVYDAYLKTNKVSSGQDNYSEVVGLLISSYDIFTESPL
- a CDS encoding TolC family protein, with product MIKNVPLLLFLLLASAVSAQPVMDLQECLRIGLENNYDLRIVRNEELISDNNVTLGNAGFLPEVSLNSGYNLRNSNSDQYPAEGGEAIETRNSNTQTLDAGLNLNWTLFEGFRVQTNYQRLKELQTVGELNTRLVVEEFIANLTAEYYNYVQQQIRLGNLQYAVSLSKERLRIVEARYQVGSLSQLDLQQAKVDFNADSSLLIQQYEILNSSRIRLNEMMGGDVEQHFLAKDTTILFDASLSKEELFNQAMQHNTVLLLTGKNKTLSELDLRSLRSRNYPYLRLNTAYGFTHYNYNTGTFDRQRTWGPNVGLTLGYTIFDGFNRRREQKNAEITVQNRELQVERNKLALESDFANMWMAYQNNIELTNLELESLGNAELNYEIAMERYKIGDLSGLELREAQNSLLEAEQRLLTAQYNTKLYEISLLQISGKVGEYLE